Proteins found in one Campylobacter concisus genomic segment:
- a CDS encoding 4Fe-4S dicluster domain-containing protein — MIIKENVPVWVDESRCKACDVCVSYCPAGVLAMRLEPKAVLGKMIEVVYADSCIGCRDCELHCPDFAIYVAEKGFKFAKLTPESKERAAAVKANKFAKLGESA; from the coding sequence ATGATAATAAAAGAAAATGTACCTGTTTGGGTCGATGAGAGCAGGTGTAAGGCCTGTGATGTCTGCGTGAGCTACTGCCCAGCAGGCGTGCTAGCGATGAGACTTGAGCCAAAAGCGGTGCTTGGTAAGATGATAGAGGTCGTCTATGCTGACTCATGCATAGGCTGTCGCGACTGTGAGCTTCACTGTCCTGATTTTGCCATTTATGTGGCTGAAAAAGGCTTTAAATTTGCAAAGCTAACGCCTGAGAGCAAAGAGCGAGCTGCGGCCGTAAAGGCAAATAAATTTGCAAAGCTTGGAGAGAGCGCATGA
- a CDS encoding ABC transporter substrate-binding protein, whose product MFKKILLLAFLLVSLQARVVLDSDNKKVEVPDVIERATPLIGAFVQVSAMLGNEDHIISGAPKLPPLMSKIFPKIKSNENKSGMLSSSIETIIASKTQVVFGPVGMMFDENSKAQLESAGIAVVKIDKFQSIKEIQDSFSKIAEIWGEKSIKRAHEFNDYFNDNIKFVSQKTANLTPKKRVLVLNYSSGNFNTISSKDIGAEYISVAGGINLSSELSDGDFKISKAINEEQVIIFNPDIIITNSQKSADAIAKNASFAKLKAVQNGEIFVVPSGVYLWSVRSAEGALYPLWLAKTFYPEKFSDLNLEQKTKEFYERFYNYKLSDSELKEILHPKGEF is encoded by the coding sequence ATGTTTAAGAAAATTTTACTTTTGGCTTTTTTGCTTGTTAGTTTGCAAGCAAGAGTGGTGCTTGATAGCGATAATAAAAAGGTAGAAGTGCCTGATGTTATCGAGCGTGCAACGCCTTTGATAGGGGCATTTGTGCAGGTCTCCGCGATGCTTGGCAACGAAGATCACATAATTAGCGGTGCGCCAAAACTGCCTCCACTAATGTCAAAAATTTTTCCAAAGATAAAGAGCAACGAAAATAAAAGCGGCATGCTAAGTAGCAGCATTGAAACGATCATCGCTTCAAAAACGCAAGTTGTTTTTGGGCCAGTTGGCATGATGTTTGATGAAAATAGCAAGGCTCAGTTAGAGAGCGCTGGCATCGCAGTTGTGAAGATAGATAAATTTCAAAGTATCAAAGAGATACAAGATAGCTTTAGCAAGATCGCTGAAATTTGGGGCGAAAAGAGCATAAAAAGGGCACATGAGTTTAATGACTATTTTAACGACAACATAAAATTTGTAAGCCAAAAAACAGCAAATTTAACGCCAAAAAAGAGAGTTTTAGTGCTTAACTATAGCTCTGGGAACTTTAATACCATTAGCTCAAAGGATATCGGCGCAGAGTATATTAGCGTGGCTGGTGGTATAAATTTAAGCTCAGAGCTAAGCGATGGGGATTTTAAAATTTCAAAAGCGATAAATGAAGAGCAAGTCATCATCTTTAACCCAGACATTATCATCACAAATTCACAAAAAAGTGCCGATGCTATCGCTAAAAACGCATCATTTGCCAAGCTAAAAGCTGTGCAAAATGGAGAAATTTTTGTAGTGCCAAGTGGCGTTTATCTTTGGAGCGTAAGAAGTGCTGAAGGTGCGCTCTATCCGCTTTGGCTGGCTAAGACATTTTACCCAGAGAAATTTAGCGATCTAAATTTAGAGCAAAAAACAAAAGAGTTTTATGAGAGATTTTATAACTACAAGCTAAGTGATAGCGAGCTAAAAGAAATTTTGCACCCAAAGGGTGAATTTTGA
- a CDS encoding TonB-dependent receptor encodes MASLGLDFYLTENLILETNFSHYEHKNSGMPGAFSMPLTNGVAKFDVPSPVKDTKRGLEQTFGGNHLKTTTASVKLKYAPSESWYFEGGYQWQKAIRDMYGTSGTFLNENGDYRVVKSGGSGASGRFDVDSWFLKGLTNFETGSLSHNFAVATNGYCWNIYSARNSGGRANLGTSNLYNPRIFNDPHVAKGSGRYKSSSSDMKNISVVDDIKFNDYFSTILSVSRSWFKSYKLDPSKEKNYDKSGFNYGVSLVYKPLENVSLYTTYADSISSEGTTYTFSNGARKGETLVVEPFRSKQYEIGAKARLGELDLSAAIFEIKRPIAYLVGSGASADFKVQGTQRNRGFELTTGGKLVDTLSMYGGFTLLDAKIKNAKDGVSEGKIVIGEPKFQANVLFDYAVPSTNKLAFTTNFHYTGKRYIDNANAHSVNGYFTTDVGARYTTKAWLGKETTIRFDINNLFNKKYWAGMFPSDVNGEIPDREGTSLFLGQSRTFMLSAQVKF; translated from the coding sequence TTGGCTTCATTAGGACTTGATTTTTACCTTACAGAAAATTTAATACTTGAGACAAACTTTAGCCATTACGAGCATAAAAACTCAGGTATGCCAGGTGCTTTTAGTATGCCATTAACAAACGGAGTGGCAAAATTTGATGTACCAAGCCCTGTAAAAGATACTAAAAGAGGGCTTGAACAAACATTTGGTGGTAATCACCTAAAAACAACAACAGCTAGCGTAAAACTAAAATATGCTCCAAGTGAGAGCTGGTACTTTGAGGGTGGCTATCAGTGGCAAAAAGCTATCAGAGATATGTACGGTACAAGCGGGACGTTTTTAAATGAAAATGGAGATTACAGAGTTGTTAAAAGTGGTGGCAGTGGCGCATCTGGTAGATTTGATGTAGATAGTTGGTTCTTAAAAGGTTTGACAAATTTTGAAACAGGTTCTTTATCACATAATTTTGCCGTAGCTACAAATGGATATTGCTGGAACATTTATAGTGCTAGAAATAGTGGTGGTAGAGCAAATCTTGGTACGTCAAATTTGTATAATCCAAGAATCTTTAACGATCCACATGTAGCAAAAGGAAGTGGCAGATATAAAAGTAGTAGTAGCGATATGAAAAATATATCTGTTGTTGATGATATTAAATTTAATGACTACTTCAGCACTATCTTATCAGTTTCAAGAAGCTGGTTTAAAAGCTATAAATTAGATCCTTCTAAAGAGAAAAACTATGATAAAAGTGGCTTTAACTATGGCGTAAGTCTTGTTTATAAGCCACTTGAAAACGTAAGCCTTTATACAACATACGCAGATAGTATCTCAAGCGAAGGAACAACATATACATTTTCAAACGGAGCTAGAAAAGGCGAGACTTTAGTGGTAGAACCATTTAGAAGCAAACAATATGAGATTGGTGCAAAAGCTAGACTAGGTGAGCTCGACCTATCAGCTGCTATCTTTGAGATAAAGCGTCCTATAGCATATCTAGTTGGCAGTGGAGCAAGTGCTGATTTTAAAGTTCAAGGCACACAAAGAAACCGCGGCTTTGAGCTAACTACTGGCGGAAAGCTTGTTGATACATTAAGCATGTATGGTGGCTTTACACTTCTTGATGCTAAGATAAAAAATGCTAAAGATGGCGTATCTGAAGGCAAAATAGTTATCGGTGAGCCAAAATTTCAAGCAAATGTCTTGTTTGACTACGCAGTTCCTAGCACAAATAAACTTGCATTTACAACAAATTTCCACTATACAGGTAAACGCTACATCGACAATGCTAATGCTCATAGTGTAAATGGCTACTTCACAACAGATGTTGGAGCTAGATACACTACAAAAGCTTGGCTAGGCAAAGAGACAACTATAAGATTTGACATAAATAACCTCTTTAATAAAAAATACTGGGCGGGAATGTTCCCATCTGACGTGAATGGAGAGATACCAGACAGAGAAGGAACCTCACTTTTCTTAGGACAAAGCAGAACCTTCATGCTTTCAGCTCAAGTTAAATTCTAA
- a CDS encoding 2-oxoglutarate synthase subunit alpha — protein sequence MRELVSTGNALVARAAVECGCNFFGGYPITPSSEIAHELSVLLPKHGGTFIQMEDEIAGISVSLGASASGAKAMTASSGPGISLKAEQIGLGFIAEIPLVIVNVMRGGPSTGLPTRVAQGDILQAKNPTHGDVNMIVLAPSSLEECYTQTVRAFNLAARFMTPVMLLLDETIGHMQARVRLPEISELEIYKRREFSGEPKEYKPYEAAPDEPATLNPFFKGYHYHITGLHHGSTGFPTEDGKIVEYSMNRLFNKINLHVDECEKFEEFMLEDAEICIIAFGSVALSAKQAILNLREKGLKVGLFKPLTLFPAPAKKLKEISNKFKKILVCELNLGQYSGEISKIILRDDFAKLLKANGRPISPSEIEAKIGEIYGF from the coding sequence ATGAGAGAGCTAGTATCAACTGGAAATGCCCTAGTAGCAAGGGCTGCGGTCGAGTGTGGCTGTAACTTCTTTGGCGGATATCCGATCACTCCAAGTAGCGAGATCGCCCATGAGCTAAGCGTGCTTTTGCCAAAACATGGCGGTACATTTATACAAATGGAAGATGAGATAGCTGGAATTTCAGTTTCTCTTGGTGCAAGTGCGAGCGGAGCTAAGGCGATGACTGCTAGCTCAGGGCCTGGAATTTCACTAAAGGCTGAACAAATAGGCCTTGGCTTTATCGCTGAGATACCGCTTGTCATTGTAAACGTCATGCGCGGTGGCCCTTCAACTGGCTTACCAACCCGCGTCGCACAAGGCGATATCTTGCAGGCCAAAAACCCAACTCACGGCGATGTAAATATGATAGTGCTAGCTCCTAGCAGTCTAGAGGAGTGCTATACGCAAACAGTTCGAGCGTTTAACCTCGCAGCTAGGTTTATGACGCCAGTTATGCTGCTACTTGATGAGACGATAGGACACATGCAAGCAAGGGTGCGTTTGCCAGAGATTAGCGAGCTAGAAATTTATAAAAGAAGAGAATTTAGTGGCGAGCCAAAAGAGTATAAACCTTATGAGGCCGCACCAGATGAGCCAGCCACGCTAAATCCTTTCTTTAAAGGCTACCACTACCATATCACTGGGCTTCATCACGGCTCAACTGGCTTTCCAACAGAAGATGGCAAGATCGTTGAATACTCGATGAATAGGCTATTTAATAAGATAAATTTACACGTAGATGAGTGCGAGAAATTTGAAGAGTTTATGCTTGAAGATGCAGAAATTTGCATCATCGCCTTTGGTAGCGTGGCGCTTTCGGCTAAGCAAGCGATATTAAATTTACGTGAAAAAGGGCTAAAAGTAGGGCTATTTAAGCCACTCACACTTTTCCCAGCTCCAGCTAAAAAACTAAAAGAGATATCAAATAAATTTAAGAAAATTTTAGTCTGTGAGCTAAATTTAGGTCAATATAGTGGCGAAATTTCAAAGATCATCTTAAGAGATGACTTTGCAAAACTGCTAAAAGCAAACGGCAGACCGATAAGTCCAAGCGAGATCGAGGCGAAGATAGGAGAAATTTATGGCTTTTAA
- a CDS encoding FecCD family ABC transporter permease, with amino-acid sequence MSSQNIIFALFALLLLVLFFSLGIGRYEISYAQIFEFIRSAILNEQPSDEQGYTVFTLIRLPRVLFAVLVGAALASSGAVYQGLFKNPLVSPDILGVSSGAAVGASVAIILNFNYIGVQLSAFACGLFAVFAVVFISSVIAKGRLNLLVMVLTGIVISSLFGALSSLIKFLADSEDKLPEVTFWLMGSLARSGGYKNLALLFCVVMICLVPLFMLRYKLNTLSFGEEEARAMGLNVKFYNIIIIIASTLLTATCVSFCGIVGWVGLVIPHIMRFVVGANFITLFPASLLGGGLFLLIVDTTSRSLMASEIPLGVITSLVGAPVFVYLLYKSKKGFA; translated from the coding sequence TTGAGTAGTCAAAATATAATTTTCGCATTATTTGCGCTTCTTTTGCTGGTGCTCTTTTTTTCATTAGGTATCGGACGCTACGAGATAAGCTACGCTCAAATTTTTGAGTTTATAAGATCAGCCATTTTAAACGAGCAGCCAAGCGACGAGCAAGGCTACACGGTCTTTACGCTCATTCGCTTGCCAAGGGTGCTTTTTGCCGTCCTTGTTGGTGCAGCGCTTGCTAGCTCTGGAGCTGTCTATCAAGGTCTTTTTAAAAATCCTCTAGTCTCGCCTGACATCCTTGGTGTCTCAAGTGGCGCAGCTGTGGGGGCGAGCGTGGCTATCATCTTAAATTTTAACTACATAGGCGTGCAGCTTAGCGCCTTTGCTTGTGGTCTATTTGCGGTTTTTGCTGTCGTTTTTATAAGCAGCGTCATCGCAAAAGGCAGGTTAAATTTACTCGTGATGGTGCTAACTGGCATCGTCATTTCATCTCTTTTTGGGGCGCTTAGCTCGCTTATAAAATTTCTAGCCGATAGCGAAGATAAGCTACCAGAAGTCACTTTTTGGCTGATGGGAAGCCTTGCAAGAAGCGGCGGATATAAAAATTTAGCTCTGCTTTTTTGCGTAGTTATGATCTGCCTTGTGCCACTTTTCATGCTTCGCTATAAGCTAAATACGCTTAGCTTTGGCGAAGAAGAGGCTAGGGCGATGGGGCTAAATGTGAAATTTTATAACATCATAATCATCATCGCCTCGACACTTCTAACCGCTACTTGCGTCTCATTTTGCGGTATCGTGGGCTGGGTGGGGCTTGTCATCCCTCACATCATGCGCTTTGTCGTGGGAGCAAATTTCATCACACTCTTTCCAGCTTCGCTACTTGGCGGAGGGCTATTTTTACTGATAGTAGATACCACTTCACGTAGCCTAATGGCAAGTGAGATCCCGCTTGGCGTCATCACTTCGCTAGTTGGCGCGCCTGTTTTTGTCTATCTGCTCTATAAGAGCAAAAAGGGTTTTGCGTGA
- a CDS encoding 2-oxoacid:acceptor oxidoreductase family protein has translation MKSQLRFVGVGGQGVILAGEILSAAKIKAGGYGVKASTYTSQVRGGPTKVDIILDEKEILYPYANEGEIDFMLATAQISYNAFKSGVKEGGAIVVEPNLVKVSDEDKKRWKIYEIPIISIAKDEVGNVITQSVVALGVAVAMSGCMDENLVREEMLASVPAKVKEANAKAYELGLKYAKELLK, from the coding sequence ATGAAGTCACAACTAAGATTTGTCGGCGTTGGCGGACAGGGCGTCATACTAGCAGGCGAGATCCTCTCAGCTGCCAAGATAAAAGCAGGCGGATACGGCGTGAAGGCCTCTACTTACACATCTCAGGTGCGTGGCGGCCCAACGAAGGTCGATATCATACTTGACGAGAAAGAAATTTTATACCCTTATGCAAACGAGGGCGAGATAGACTTTATGCTTGCCACCGCGCAGATAAGCTACAACGCCTTTAAAAGTGGCGTGAAAGAGGGCGGCGCGATCGTTGTCGAGCCAAATTTGGTAAAAGTGAGCGATGAGGATAAAAAGCGCTGGAAAATTTATGAAATTCCTATCATCTCTATCGCAAAAGACGAGGTTGGTAACGTCATCACTCAAAGCGTCGTGGCCCTTGGTGTGGCTGTGGCGATGAGTGGGTGCATGGATGAAAATTTAGTGCGTGAAGAGATGCTAGCAAGCGTGCCAGCTAAGGTCAAAGAGGCAAATGCAAAAGCTTACGAGCTAGGCCTAAAATACGCAAAAGAGCTTTTAAAATAA
- a CDS encoding heat-shock protein yields MDQIKLENFRKEYGFEMPIIRSLSNDECLKIRENLLHKFSLDNIDEFFKIDKFSKLDGFNADEENFDLKTAFSKLGIATPNEIYINFNKFESIDILRFDDLDKFFSDIWYPSLDDIEIFDINLNWIISVRHYGEIYYFLTKN; encoded by the coding sequence ATGGATCAGATAAAACTAGAAAATTTCCGCAAAGAATATGGCTTTGAGATGCCGATCATTAGGAGCTTGTCAAACGATGAGTGCTTAAAGATAAGAGAAAATTTACTTCATAAATTTAGCCTAGATAATATAGATGAGTTTTTTAAGATAGATAAATTTAGCAAGCTTGATGGCTTTAATGCGGACGAAGAAAATTTTGATCTCAAGACCGCTTTTAGCAAGCTTGGCATCGCCACGCCAAATGAAATTTACATAAATTTTAATAAATTTGAGAGCATTGATATTTTGCGCTTTGATGATTTAGATAAATTTTTTAGCGATATCTGGTATCCATCACTTGATGATATTGAGATATTTGATATAAATTTAAACTGGATCATCTCAGTCAGACACTACGGCGAGATTTATTACTTTTTAACTAAAAATTAG
- a CDS encoding 2-oxoglutarate ferredoxin oxidoreductase subunit beta: MAFNYDKYLRIDKMPTLWCWGCGDGVILKALIRAIDTIGWDMNDVCVVSGIGCSGRFSGYLDCNTIHTTHGRAVAYATGVKMANPDKHVIVVTGDGDGLAIGGNHTIHGCRRNIGLNHILINNFIYALTNSQTSPTTPKGMWTVTAQYGNIDPSFDACKLATAAGASFVARGSVIEPEKLTKLFVEGFSHDGYSFFDVFSNCHINLGRKNKMGEAVKNLEWIKGRTTSKVKFDMLSDEEKKGIFPLGVLHKDEEKIEYTKAYDKVRKAAMSNEAINFEELA, from the coding sequence ATGGCTTTTAATTATGATAAATATTTACGAATAGACAAAATGCCTACTCTTTGGTGCTGGGGCTGTGGCGACGGCGTCATACTAAAGGCGCTCATCCGCGCTATCGACACCATAGGCTGGGATATGAACGATGTTTGCGTGGTCTCAGGCATAGGCTGTTCTGGTCGCTTTAGCGGATATCTCGACTGCAACACCATCCACACAACTCACGGCAGAGCCGTAGCTTACGCCACTGGCGTAAAGATGGCAAATCCAGACAAACACGTCATCGTGGTAACTGGCGATGGCGACGGACTAGCGATCGGAGGCAACCACACGATACACGGATGCCGCCGAAATATCGGGCTAAATCACATCCTTATAAACAACTTCATCTACGCGCTAACAAACTCTCAAACCAGCCCAACCACGCCAAAGGGCATGTGGACGGTCACAGCGCAATACGGCAACATCGATCCTAGCTTTGACGCCTGTAAGCTCGCAACCGCCGCAGGTGCTAGCTTTGTCGCGCGTGGTAGCGTCATCGAGCCAGAGAAGCTAACAAAGCTCTTTGTAGAGGGCTTTAGCCACGATGGATACAGCTTTTTTGATGTATTTTCAAACTGCCATATAAATTTAGGCCGCAAAAATAAAATGGGCGAGGCGGTGAAAAATTTAGAGTGGATAAAAGGCCGCACGACGAGCAAGGTCAAATTTGACATGCTAAGTGACGAAGAGAAAAAGGGCATTTTCCCACTTGGCGTGCTTCACAAAGATGAAGAAAAGATCGAATACACCAAAGCTTACGACAAGGTAAGAAAGGCTGCAATGAGCAATGAAGCGATAAATTTTGAGGAGCTAGCATGA
- a CDS encoding TonB-dependent receptor plug domain-containing protein: MSYKISVATCAALLMCSGFLSQVFAVQTTKLEGVEVNSVGDNISESGIDEGILNKRVAAGPLADKKVLDMPYQVNTISKEVLDNQGVQGFEEAVRYFPSAQIQYRGGAEIGRPQTRGFQGSVVGNVLWDGFYSTSTTAVPMAMFESLQI, translated from the coding sequence TTGAGTTACAAAATCTCGGTTGCAACATGTGCTGCGCTCTTGATGTGCAGTGGTTTTTTAAGTCAAGTTTTTGCTGTGCAAACGACAAAGCTTGAGGGCGTTGAAGTAAATTCTGTCGGTGATAACATCAGCGAAAGTGGTATAGATGAGGGAATTTTAAACAAAAGAGTCGCTGCTGGTCCTTTGGCTGACAAAAAAGTTTTAGATATGCCTTATCAAGTAAATACAATTTCAAAAGAGGTGCTTGATAATCAAGGTGTCCAAGGTTTTGAAGAAGCAGTTAGATATTTCCCATCAGCACAAATTCAATATCGTGGTGGAGCTGAAATCGGTCGTCCGCAAACTCGTGGTTTTCAAGGTAGTGTTGTTGGCAATGTCCTTTGGGACGGCTTTTACTCTACATCTACCACAGCTGTTCCTATGGCGATGTTTGAAAGTTTGCAAATCTAA
- a CDS encoding ABC transporter ATP-binding protein, protein MKFEIKNLSCGYDKKVVIENFNANLQDGDIFCLLGSNGVGKTTTFKTILGFLKPLGGEILIDGKDALKMSEKERASFISYVPQAHTPPFAFSVFDVVMMSANARLGIFERPSKEDEKIALDALKTLNLESFKDKIYTDLSGGERQMVLIARALAQRSKVMLLDEPTANLDFGNQMRVLKEIKKLAKQGYIIILTSHQPEQVFYLNAKVAMLGRDKNYIYGEASEVMNGENLKKIYGVDIRVVKNIIDEREHYSCVMVD, encoded by the coding sequence GTGAAATTTGAGATAAAAAATTTAAGCTGTGGCTACGACAAAAAGGTCGTTATAGAAAATTTCAATGCAAATTTACAAGATGGCGACATCTTTTGCCTGCTTGGTAGCAACGGCGTTGGCAAAACGACGACGTTTAAGACGATACTTGGCTTTTTAAAGCCACTTGGGGGAGAAATTTTAATAGACGGCAAAGACGCGCTAAAAATGAGCGAAAAGGAGCGAGCAAGCTTTATAAGCTACGTCCCGCAAGCTCACACTCCGCCATTTGCTTTTAGCGTTTTTGATGTGGTGATGATGAGTGCAAATGCAAGACTTGGTATATTTGAACGCCCTAGCAAAGAGGATGAAAAGATAGCACTAGATGCGCTAAAGACGCTAAATTTAGAGAGTTTTAAAGATAAAATTTACACCGATCTAAGTGGCGGCGAGCGGCAAATGGTTCTGATAGCTAGGGCTTTGGCGCAGCGCTCAAAGGTGATGCTACTTGACGAGCCAACGGCAAATTTAGACTTTGGCAACCAAATGCGAGTTTTAAAAGAGATAAAAAAGCTCGCAAAGCAAGGCTACATCATCATCCTCACCTCTCATCAGCCAGAGCAAGTCTTTTATCTAAACGCAAAAGTTGCGATGCTTGGGCGTGATAAAAACTACATCTACGGCGAGGCTAGCGAGGTGATGAATGGTGAAAATTTAAAGAAAATTTACGGTGTAGATATACGAGTGGTGAAAAATATCATCGATGAGCGCGAGCATTACTCTTGCGTGATGGTGGATTAA
- a CDS encoding class I SAM-dependent methyltransferase — MQGLVDYQAILERVFLPTLQKVKGKEGGVNWDDVANMYNEMTRMEAASTLNLLSNLPITKDDSVLDVGCGPARLSVPLAKLAKSVSALDPFVKMLEYAKKNAKEAGAKNINFIQKDWSDEASIKDLPKYDIVLASRSVGLFDIKKLYKFAKKYVVMTSFLMDYPSLKTFWQDFLKGIKDEKEAGLSDRRFGYNFIFNIAYDMGANPNLKIIDTIYERDFASLEEAFSYFRFVGEITPEKEEIYKENVKSYLTKTKSGFKFKRETKSYLIWWDVREMKFE, encoded by the coding sequence ATGCAAGGGCTAGTTGATTATCAAGCGATTTTGGAGCGAGTGTTTTTGCCTACTTTGCAAAAGGTAAAAGGCAAAGAAGGTGGCGTAAATTGGGACGATGTCGCGAATATGTATAACGAGATGACGCGCATGGAGGCAGCTTCTACATTAAATTTGCTCTCAAATTTACCTATCACAAAAGATGACAGTGTGCTTGACGTGGGGTGTGGTCCAGCAAGGCTTAGCGTGCCACTTGCAAAGCTAGCAAAGAGCGTTAGTGCGCTAGATCCGTTTGTTAAAATGCTTGAATACGCTAAAAAAAACGCAAAAGAGGCTGGAGCGAAAAATATAAATTTCATCCAAAAAGACTGGAGCGATGAGGCGAGCATAAAGGACTTGCCAAAGTATGACATCGTGCTAGCATCACGCTCAGTTGGGCTTTTTGATATAAAAAAGCTTTACAAATTTGCTAAAAAATATGTCGTGATGACCTCTTTTTTAATGGATTATCCAAGCTTAAAAACGTTCTGGCAAGACTTCTTAAAAGGGATAAAAGATGAAAAAGAGGCAGGTCTTAGCGATAGGAGATTTGGCTATAACTTTATCTTTAATATCGCTTACGACATGGGAGCAAATCCAAATTTAAAGATAATCGATACCATTTATGAGAGGGATTTTGCTAGCCTTGAAGAGGCGTTTTCTTATTTTAGATTTGTCGGTGAGATCACGCCTGAAAAAGAAGAAATTTACAAAGAAAATGTAAAAAGCTACCTCACAAAGACCAAAAGCGGCTTTAAATTTAAAAGAGAAACCAAGAGTTATCTCATTTGGTGGGACGTGCGGGAGATGAAATTTGAGTAG